CCCTgttaccccccaccaccaccaccactctctaACTGTAATGCTGTATTGCCCTGTTACCCCCCCCGCCACTCTCtaactgtaatgttgtattgccctgttaccccccccaccactctctaactgtaatgttgtattgccctgttaccccccaccaccaccaccactctctaactgtaatgttgtattgCCCTGGTACCCCCCACCACTCTCtaactgtaatgttgtattgCCCTGGTACCCCCCACCACTCTCtaactgtaatgttgtattgccctggtaccccccaccaccaccaccactctctaactgtaatgttgtattgCCCTGGTACCCCCCACCACTCTCtaactgtaatgttgtattgCCCTGTTACCCCCCCCACCACTCTCTAACTGTAATGCTGTATTGCCCTGTTACCCCCCCCACTCTCTAACTGTAATGCTGTATTGCCCTGTTACCCCCCCCACCACTCTCtaactgtaatgttgtattgCCCTGGTACCCCCCACCACTATCTAACTGTAGTGCTGTATTGCCCTGGTACCCCCCACCACTCTCtaactgtaatgttgtattgCCCTGTTACCCCCCACCACTCTCTAACTGTAATGCTGTATTGCCCTGTTACCCCCCACCACTCTCtaactgtaatgttgtattgCCCTGGTACCCCCCACCACTCTCtaactgtaatgttgtattgccctgttaccccccaccaccaccaccactctctaACTGTAATGCTGTATTGCCCTGTTACCCCCCACCACTCTCtaactgtaatgttgtattgccctgttaccccccaccaccaccaccactctctaactgtaatgttgtattgCCCTGTTACCCCCCACCACTCTCTAACTGTAATGCTGTATTGCCCTgttaccccccaccaccactctctaactgtaatgttgtattgccctgttatccccccccaccaccactctctaACTGTAATGCTGTATTGCCCTGTTACCCCCACCACTCTCTAACTGTGCCCTGTTGCCCTGCtgtaccccccccaccaccactctctcATTGTAGGTATGCCAGTCTGTATTTCTGCTGTGGTCTGGATGCTGAGGAGAATGAACTTCTGGCCTTGGAGATGCTGCATCGCTATGTGGAGCTGTTGGACAAGTACTTTGGCAACGTACGTAAGGGACGACCTTTCTCTTCTTTCACCTAGCACTCTCTTTATTTCAGTtgatctctcattctctctcactatgtctttctgtctttctctcacataTTTCCTTCCCTTCTCTTTCAACCTATTTCCTACCAAACTTAGACTGAAACGGCAATGCCTGTATAGTAGATATGATTTAACACAGTAAAATGATTCCTGCTAGACTGGACAGTACCTCTTGAACATTGGGTGATTTCCTCTTCTTTTACCCATGCAGGTGTGTGAGCTGGACATTATCTTTAACTTTGAAAAGGCCTACTTCATCCTGGATGAGTTTCTATTAGGGGGAGAGGTACAGGAGACCTCCAAACTAGTGGTGGCCCGCTCCGTCGAGGCCTCGGACATGCTACAGGAGGTGAGAGAAACGCCACGCTCAGGATAGAACCTGCCCCGTAGggactgatctaggatcagtatgTCTGCCTTCGATCTTATCTAGGATCTGAA
This DNA window, taken from Oncorhynchus tshawytscha isolate Ot180627B linkage group LG10, Otsh_v2.0, whole genome shotgun sequence, encodes the following:
- the LOC112238931 gene encoding AP-1 complex subunit sigma-3 isoform X2; the protein is MRFLLLFSRQGKLRLQKWFTPIPEREKKKITRDMTTMVLARKPRSCNFLHWKDLKIVYKRYASLYFCCGLDAEENELLALEMLHRYVELLDKYFGNVCELDIIFNFEKAYFILDEFLLGGEVQETSKLVVARSVEASDMLQETMEEYMSKPAF